One Candida dubliniensis CD36 chromosome 1, complete sequence genomic region harbors:
- a CDS encoding amphiphysin-like lipid raft protein, putative (Similar to S. cerevisiae RVS161;~Similar to C. albicans RVS99;~Similar to S. pombe HOB3), with protein sequence MSWIGIKKAINRAGTQVMLKTGHIEQTVDKEYDFQEKRYRTMEENSIKLQKNLRLYLDSLRLLTNSQINIAESLNSFYGTNNDKSNVSRTGSVSTRNKIPSIHEEEEKEEEEEEEEEKEGDNNTITNKTITSSYNNLIQEYYATIKQLNDSCITNLENPYNQTVLNPIARFNSYYIEINEIIKKRHNKLLDYDAMKNKLRKLIDNPTTNISPSMKTNVVESNHNQYEEKLKSYNQELTEVESKYVEINNQLLTELPKLINHRISYFDPSFESFVKIQLRFFNENYHVLNQLQLKLDARTRQDYIEGKLEDRIDDVLRKMKNLDITGGLD encoded by the coding sequence ATGTCATGGATAGGAATTAAAAAAGCGATTAATCGAGCTGGAACTCAAGTTATGTTAAAAACTGGTCATATTGAACAAACTGTTGATAAAGAATATGACTTCCAAGAAAAACGATATCGAACTATGGAAGAGAATTCTattaaattacaaaaaaatttacgATTATATTTGGATAGTTTAAGATTATTAACTAATTcacaaataaatattgctgaatcattaaattcattCTATGGAACTAACAATGACAAGAGTAATGTTTCAAGAACTGGGTCAGTAAGTACAAGAAATAAAATTCCATCAATACATGAAGAGgaggaaaaagaagaagaagaagaagaagaagaagaaaaagagggagataataatactatcaccaacaaaacaataacatctagttataataatttaattcaagAATATTATGCTActattaaacaattgaatgattCTTGTATTACCAATCTTGAAAATCCTTATAATCAAACTGTTTTAAATCCAATTGCTAGATTCAATTCatattatattgaaatcaatgaaattattaagaaaagacataataaattattagattaTGATGCtatgaaaaataaacttcGTAAATTGATTGACAATCCAACGACAAATATATCACCATCAATGAAAACTAATGTTGTAGAATctaatcataatcaatatgaagagaaattgaaatcttataatcaagaattaacTGAAGTAGAATCAAAATATGTGgaaattaataatcaattattaactGAATTAcctaaattaattaatcatCGAATAAGTTATTTTGATCCTTcatttgaatcatttgttaaaattcaattgagatttttcaatgaaaattatcatgtattaaatcaattacaattgaaattagatGCTCGAACAAGACAAGATTATATTGAAGGGAAATTGGAAGATAGAATTGATGATGTGTTACGAAAAATGAAGAATCTAGATATTACTGGTGGATTAGATTAA